The Toxotes jaculatrix isolate fToxJac2 chromosome 21, fToxJac2.pri, whole genome shotgun sequence genome includes a region encoding these proteins:
- the LOC121200944 gene encoding uncharacterized protein LOC121200944 yields the protein MVVLAVAVFVTLSSCAFGCSGNTNSTELKLWSMENQPAGVQLAAVLKEVESLKCEQATLQKQQNALTQMHSANYWERAQRKVATNVLTYGANDEEEDDLDFSEEDSRRRGDPCFHYTVLDDAWRATSSTTKSKNCDRNIKWKGWYRLFYKGKSIQMPERCVAVNKCGTQSPLWLVGSHPKRRDGIVTRRICGHWKKNCCAFRSTPIQVKKCRGNYYVYKFTPPTSCNLAYCADINTLICGRCRRNQSCVSRDKINWRCKTKRRRLSKKVHFFASYPAQLSGKVNRIKYSKVLVNVGRAFRRTTGVFKAPVNGVYQFFFSSQTANTNLKTDLWLVVNGYWVAVSQTRISRSSSVGSLSMYMTFLRRGSVVYVTHNSGKSWANPNSMTITFGGSLLAQMK from the exons ATGGTTGTCTTAGCGGTGGCTGTGTTTGTAACGCTGTCATCTTGTGCATTTGGCTGCTCAGGGAACACAAATTCT actgaGCTGAAGCTTTGGAGCATGGAAAATCAACCTGCTGGTGTTCAACTCGCTGCTGTGCTCAAG GAGGTGGAGAGTCTGAAGTGTGAACAAGCAACACTTCAGAAGCAGCAGAATGCTCTGACTCAG ATGCATTCAGCAAACTACTGGGAACGGGCTCAGAGGAAAGTCG CAACAAACGTTCTTACTTATGGTGCtaatgatgaggaggaggacgactTGGATTTCTCTGAGGAAGACTCCAGGAGACGGGGTGACCCCTGCTTTCACTACACAGTCCTAGATGATGCTTGGCGTGCCACCAGCAGCACCACTAAGTCTAAGAATTGTGACCGCAACATCAAATGGAAAG GCTGGTACCGCCTCTTCTATAAAGGTAAGAGTATTCAGATGCCTGAGAGGTGCGTCGCTGTGAACAAATGCGGCACTCAATCCCCACTGTGGCTGGTGGGGTCTCACCCGAAGAGGAGGGATGGCATTGTCACCCGCAGAATCTGCGGCCACTGGAAGAAGAACTGCTGTGCTTTCCGATCCACCCCGATCCAGGTCAAGAAATGTCGAGGCAACTACTACGTCTACAAGTTCACTCCGCCCACATCCTGTAATCTGGCTTACTGTGCAG ATATCAACACTCTTATATGTGGGCGGTGCAGAAGAAACCAGTCCTGTGTGAGCCGAGATAAGATAAACTGGAGGTGtaagacaaagagaagaa GGCTTTCCAAAAAGGTCCACTTCTTTGCATCTTATCCTGCCCAACTCTCAGGCAAAGTGAACAGAATCAAGTACAGCAAGGTGCTGGTGAACGTTGGCCGGGCCTTCCGCAGGACAACCGGGGTGTTCAAGGCTCCGGTCAACGGAGTCTACcagttcttcttctcctcccaaACAGCCAATACCAACCTTAAGACTGACCTGTGGCTCGTGGTCAACGGTTACTGGGTCGCCGTCTCTCAGACTCGCATCTCCCGCTCCTCCAGTGTCGGTAGCTTGTCCATGTACATGACCTTCCTCCGCAGAGGATCTGTGGTGTATGTCACCCACAACAGTGGTAAATCTTGGGCCAATCCTAATTCCATGACCATCACGTTTGGGGGCTCACTGCTTGCACAGATGAAATAA